The genomic interval TAACAAGATAATCAACAATGAAAGCTGTGGTCAAATgctgtaaaaataaaaagtataagATTAACTTATAAAATGCATGATAGTGACAGGAATGACAAAATGTCACCATCTGGTCGGTGTGGAAATTCAGTAAGTATTGGGTGAACTGAGTGTTTATGTACTTTAACCaacatccctccctcacttcaaAACCCTGACGACTTTCTGAGAAATGACTTCCAGAGACATTGCTCAtctgttgaacacacacaaattgttTGTTTCATCTGtcgaacgcacacacattgtTGTTTATTGCTCATCTGACCAACATACTATATACTGCCCACTTGTGGTGCATATACAGTAAAAGTAAATATAACAAATTTAGAGTGGTGTATAATTATGCTCTAATTCTGCTGAGGCTACCAAGGTGCACAAACTTTTTGTAAACAGTGGTGTTCCCACTTTAAATGCATTGCTCAGGAATCTGATGTACAGTTTTATGATGAGATTGATGGACTCAAAAAATGAAATCATAATGACTTTAACCATGCCGAAGATAAGCAGCATCAGATACACTTCCAGTCTCTGGAAGCATTGGAgagagtgtctgtatgttttatagttgtgtttcttatttgtttgttgttgttttgtctgttgTATTGTCGTGTATATGGacctaaaataaaatgaaataaagataaatataatatacacaCTTTGTTGAGTTGTGATATCTAGGGTCTCTGATATTTAACTACTAAGAAAAATTATTCCTACAGCTGATTTTGTCccatttgttttttgtatgtcatgtaaatgagagagagaagttcAGATATATCGACTTTAAAGCGATGTGAACTGAGGTTAGTTGTTATTGCAAAGGATGTGCGCTTTCTCATTCCATTTGCAACCACGTATTTGTGCGAGAAAGGCTTCTCTTCCCTCGCCGTCATTAAGCCTAAAAATATAGAAGCAGGTTGGATGCTGAACCAAGTCTGAGGCTAAAGCTAACCTCAATCGACCCAAGACATCACAGAACTCTGTTCACAGAGCCACGCACACCCCTCTCACTAGCATGATAGGCCCAGAGTCGCCATTaccaatttctttttttattcttaatTTTCAATGTGTGCCTGAGTACATTCTCCTTCAAACCTAAACATAGTTTATATTTTGACCTTATGGCACTTACTGCAGTAGTTTAAATACTGAATACGTTGTTTTTCTATAATACACTTGTTCTTATTCATCATAGTTTGATTAGGGTTTTCGCTGTACACATTATTTCTCTCTTTGCTGTGCATGATTAATTCTGCAATTGCTTATAACAGGATTGTTTGATTccagtatttaaatattcatgttcaattcGTTGAATGTTTTGGTGCAGTACAATTTACATcacatgattggttgactgcagttgttaatatatattatagttaATATTCAGTGCTGTGAATGTTATAATGCAGACAGTTGGTTGCTTCAGTAAGTAaagttatgtgaataataaatcatattattaatgccttctgtgtaaactttatgtagttataggcctacgcactttattttatttccgGTGGTACTTTTTCTAAGTACCACCGGTACTTTTTCTAAGTACCACTTTGATCATTTCAAAGGTGGTAATCATGGTAaaaagtttgggaaccactTTTCTAGTCCGTTTCGTTTTCACGCAGACTACACATGGAGCTTCATACACGGACTGAGCTGCGCTGAGAAAGTAGTCAAAGTAGTTCTCAGAGGAAAACTTTTTCAACCAAAATTAACTAAGCCTTTTATCGATTCATCTTGTTTCGCCATGTTTTCGCCTAAGGGTCTGATCTtgttcaccatcatcatcctgcTGCCGCTCTGCGACTCGCCCTTGGAAGAACATATGACTTCAGGTTAGTTACCGTACATTTTATTGttggattaataataatataatcttGCTAATGAGGCTCATATTGGGATGGGATGGGATCACTCTTTATTGTGGAGCGAACTGCGACTGGGTCTGCCTTCAACTCAGTATTAGAGTCAGAGTAAAGACTTAAATCTGTCATTGCATCAGAATCAGTCACTTCTATTACATGTTATTGTACAGTAAGAACACAAGAGTAAtataggcttggttcctcagcagccacatagcagcaaaAATACAAGAAAGTCCATAAAGATGAGTACAAATAAAACTATCTGGCCCAGTACGTGAACACTGGTTTCCCATAAAGCGGTGTTAAACCCACGTGGAATATGGCCGAACAAGCCGGGGTAGGGACGAGTGAGAGAGCAAAATAACCGGGAAaaactgcgtgtgtgtatatacacacGCAGTATACCGCGttaccggtattaccggtgttgaggctgttacgtattttaagaacataagctgcccccacatagcctctaggaagcagattcaaacacacaagctgtattaccctcataTAGCCACCCTATCAATCATATAGCCACCCTATCAATCTCGACAGAGAGATTGGGGGTCAGAAACTCTCGGTAGTTCAGACTTGCGGGTTAGAGTTTTGCTCAGCACGTGTTcgatacaattcccctccttttgcttcgtagttaccataccgaaatactttgttaaataaagtgagttaaaagcgatccggattggactactttcttcgaagAACTCAGCAaggccaacaccgattactcggtgttgcacacTGGCAACACCAAGTTCTTTTTTAGAGGGAAGTGTGCCACCTAAtggccaccacccgacaccactttcagcacctggtattcccaggcagtctcccatccaagtactaaccaggcccgaccatgCTTAGcttgaagtgcatcggcttgccttgttcaaatgattttttattgataacaacattggcatatattgatccgagatcagacgagatggGCTTGTCCATGGTGGTAAGGCCTGTGCGTGTGTTACAATGTTCTGAATAATACACTTGGTTCTCATTTGGTTGGTTTTAAATTATTAAGAGTGATCTTAAACAAACTAATAAGACTATTTGGAGAAGGAAacttcattgaaataataataattataataagcGTACTGATGCTACACTTTTTGCTCATGCTGTTTTATTTCTTTCTGATCCTTCCAACCGGTCATCTAGGCAACGACATCACTAGTGATGAGTCGCAAATCGAAGGCGACCTCGCTGTGTATTGGATCGAGCAGACCACCACGGACCTGACCACCACCatggctcccccccccaccacggcCCCCCCAGCGCGGACCTCTCCTGCGGAGTGGAACGGTGGTATGTACactttcctcctccttcatcctaATGTTAGCGCTGCTGTTTTAGCTCGTTTAGCTTTATAACCTGCACTGCACTTTGGGGGGCGGCTCAGGGGgtggagcgggtcggctggtgaccggagggttgctagttcgatccccggctcctcctagctgagtgtcgaggtgtccctgagcaagacgcctcaccctgactgctcctgaccagctggctgtcaccctgaGGGGTCGACTCCGCTGTGTGATTGGATGGGTGAATGGGTGGCAGTATTgttaagcgctttgagtggccactggttagagtgccaagcactaacccattccccgtacacaacaaagctaggatacgatgctaagtactatttttaagtgcaagaacgtacaacatacaataagtgcgtgcattaagtgccaggacgtagaaacatacagtaagtgtgtgtacattaagtgccaggacatacaataatgcatacaataatgCATGCATTAAGTGccactatttttaagtgcaagaacgtacaacatacaataagtgcgtgcattaagtgccaggacgtagaaacatacagtaagtgtgtgtacattaagtgccaggacatacaataATGCATGCATTAAGTGCCACTGCTATTATCATAATGATTAACCATGTCTGACAATGTACCAAAATTTCACCTACTGCATTTGAGTTGCCATGACAGGGAAATCAattaaaactagagctgtcaagcgattaaaatatttaatcgtgattaatcgcatagTTAACAcgcaattaatcgcgattaatcgcaaattatttttctatgctaaatatcccttgatttttttgtcccataattcttctcattttaattctcttatcaacatggtgaagtgcatcggcttgccttgttcaaatgattttttattgataacaacattggcatatattgatcaaaacaggacgatacaaaaaaagagcctatagtgcaattaaacgactgctttgaacaaatgtcatttgaacatagcagtcaggctactgcttctttgttttgagccaaagaaaaaaaaaaaaagttatttttttttaataaaataattgcgttaatcgcgcgataaatttttcaacgccgttaaatttggtttgcgttaacgccgttaataacgcgtttaactgacagctctaattaaaaCCTCTCACATTTTTTACATATCCTTAGGTGTACAGATCAATTCACTCATCACAAATTAATTCTTGTCACTTCTTTGAATAGTATGCTTTGAGTTGAGATCGAGTATcagttttatgtattttatgtatTGCATCTCTTAATTTGTATCATGACCTGGACTATAATACATCATTGTAATTAATatcgctatatatatatatatatatatatatacagtatatacatatatatatatactaatgTATAAACTACTGTCATCTTTTCATAGATTGTTCTAGTAATCTGGGAGAAACCAATTGATGAAAGCAATGGCACGCCTTCATTTGAGTGATTGAACTCTCAACTTCTTTACTTTTGACACTTATATCGAAGACTTATCTTTACTCTGTTCCAGGTTCTCCTGAAGCTGGAATGGACGATGAATGTCAGAAACCTCTTCTCGAACCGAAAGAGTGAGTCAATATTTAGTTTCATCAGACTTCGGGGGGACTTTAAAGCACCTTAAATAATTTGTAAAAGCCAAActcttatcacacacacacacactcactctcttaGGGCTTAATTTATACTACACTAGGTACATGTATTGTGGGAATGAGCGGATGTGTCTGACAGAAAGTTGTCAACATTTTAACACTTCCATCTGGTTTATCAGGAACGACTCTGGACTCGAAGGGAATCTGGAGGACTTGTAAACCGTTGTGTTTTGAGCTATTTTGTACAATTGGAGCAAAATTGAAGATTTCCTTTTAAATCTTCAAAAACTAGATGtaggaattaaaaaaataaatcgtcTTTAACGATTTATGTTTGTTTCAatctttatctatatatattaattGGGAACTTGAGATACGACTGAAGTATTTGCACTTTACCTGGTATATGAAGTTATGGAAGCATGAATGTGGCACAATTCAAATggaaatgcaatttgcaattcaagtcattacattatgcaattgacaattcattatgcatttcaataatgtcatttgaaaatacgttattcaaagtgtattttaatatgcaaagtttTAATATCTGTTCAATGTGTCTTTTAAAATCCCTATTGttaaatgtttacatttattttttattacgaTGCCTATCGTTATTCGAAAcgtaaaaatgcaaaaaaaaagttttgcatttgttcaCGTTTGCTTTAGCtgtctgctaaatcttaaagaCTGCACTTGCGACAATGCATTtccttgccttttttttttactttatgtatcTATTTTATGTTctctttttattgtattattgctTTAGCTTTCTACTGGATCTGGAATGTATTAGGCCTACACTGTATAATAACACTGTAATAAAAGCAATTCCGACTCTTATTCTAATAATAGGCTACATCGAATTATATATTTCAATCTGTttatataccttttttttttcgatAACTTTATTTTACATTGCCATGGCAGGTGGTCAAAGTTGTATGTTAAACAATAGGAAAACACAAAAGGggttttgtgtgagtgcgttaTATGCGTTTGGAGTGTAGttgtgcgggcgtgcgtgtgcgtgcgtgtatgaacagtggcgtaaatatcgactgGCCAATACGAAACTCTAAACCCTTAACAATGGTTAAAGAGTAATTTAATTAGTGGGCCCACTGCATTAACTAAATATGACCTATTTGTGTATCAACAAAGTATACGTACGTACAGATTGTCCAAGGGATGACAACAACGCCCCAATACAATTTTCAATATAGGCAAACACTTCAATGAACTAAACTTCTAGTAACTATAGTGCTGGTTGAGGTTAATCTGCAGCCGGCCTCCTGTCAGATAATCTGATTATCactgtgcctgcgtgtgcgcgcgcgtgtgtgtgtgaatctatgcatgtgcatgtttgtgtgtatgtctgggtCTGTGTGAAATCAACGAGGATTATCAGAAGGCGGGCGGATATCGAGGGAGTGACACATGGCTCCCTAACACAGCACCCTTCTCCGGGTCAGTACCGTCCGGTCGTCACCGTCATGCCGGTGTTCTTCTCCCCCGGGCCGCAGACGCTGCGCGCCGGGCTGTCCTACGTCGGGAGCGCCGTGTTCGCCAACAACCGCACGACGGACAGCGACGTGGCCCTGGAGCAGGACGACAGATCAGGTTCGCACCGTTCGTACCGTGTAGCCTACCTGACCCGTGGGACCTTCCTGAGATCCACGGTTTGCGCTTTGCAACTAACATAATTTTAACAGGCGAGATCGGGATGGTCTCTCCACAGAGGGGCTAATaacaatactactactacttaataataataatgaaaattattattattatcataaccAATGCCATACAAAAACGGGATCACAGACTATTTCCCTATAATTAGTTGTACGATTAAATGCCAATCAGGCCTAGGTCTACTAGACCGTGCGATGTGTAATCGAAGAGATACAGTCAGACAGCTTTGTAATGGAAGAGATAAAGTCAGACAGCTTGATAATCGAAGAGATAGGCTACAGTCAGACAGCTTGGTAATGGAAGAGAGCCGGCCCTAGGCTAGGCAGTATAGGCAAATGCTTGGGGCGCCGTCATCCGCGGGGGGCGCCGAAAACggggagaaaaaataaaaaattatatatatatatatatatatatatatatatatatatatatatatactacttttttttttcagtgccATTACTACTATTATTTCGAAATATTATTTAAGCCCACAGCAACATAAAGTCATAGCAAAGGCTATTAAATAATGGAGAAGCCTTTTTTCTGGTGCCTGCCTGGCTCGTTGCTCTGTACCTGCCCTctgtgaggggggcggggtcaagAGTGTGCAGTTAAAGTGTATAAATGTTAATATTTCACACCTTAGCTTTCACATATCATTCATAGGCTATATATACATTCATTTCACTGCACTTTACTGTTTTTTGCACTGTGGTTAGACTGAATTGcattgcaatgacaataaagttgaatgaaTCTCATCACATTTTCATTAGTCTATATTAGTCTCATGTATAGCACACCAAGcatctgtttttttattaaaatgtaacatGCAGTCGTCACATATACTTCTCTTCTCCCTTCAGAtgcacttttaaaatatttcagTACCACCCCCAATGACAAAGCATCAGGTGCTGCTGTCCCGTCTACCTCTGCACAGCcctaattttgtatttttttttacacttcagttgagtgcttgtttaatctctggttagaaccaaactagataaaccatactacatttaattgtatttacaataatttgaatctgaactctatctattattttgcttatgaatgcctttagtaaacatcatgcatttctttgcagtattttgtgcatactTATTGTATGAGTGATTCCTTGCTTGTTACTTGGTTTGTAATACTTTTCgtgtgtttaattttctatCTAAAATCAAAGAGTCAAAGACAAAGTGAAGGGGGGatctcactaaccaccaccagtgtgaagcacccacttgggtgacgcacggcagccaatctgcgccagaacgctcaccacacacacaattcaaattACTTTATTTTTCCGTTAGGAACTtcagatgtggaggaggagcagggtgtgTCCATACCCAACAGcacatacaataaacaaaagaaaaacacgcacacactcgcaaacaTACACCATCAGccctgcagaaaataaaaatacaaatcctTGCCTAAGCCTaacaaataaatagtattattaCCTCCATAGTGgaggataaataaataatttaaaacgATTCCAGGTATTAAAACAAGAGGATACAGTTCAAGGAGGGGTTAAACCATTCAAGAGTCTTATGGATGCCGGGACAAAACTTGACAGGGCTCTGTTTGTCCTTACTGTGGGGACTCTGTATCTGCGGCCTGAGGGTAAAAGGGAATACTGGCTGTGTAGAGTGTGTTTGATGTCAAGGGTGATTTGTGTTGATTTCTGCTTAGTCCTTTTGTTGTATATATTGATGAGGGATTCCTGCTGTTGTCCAATTATTTTGCTGCTCAgtacaccagcttgaggtggagattgagggaattaatgagtcagccaattgtacaggaggatgattagggggccagattgaatgagcctggtttgGCCAAGACACCGGGGAATCcactactctttgcgataagtgccctgggatcttttatgacctcagtgagtaaGGACCTCGgatttacgtctcctccgaaggacggcgccttccgcagcacagtgtccccgtcactgccATAGACATATTATAGCATAGACGGAGCATTgactgctgggacgcgagaaaaaCGGCCGCCATCCTAGAATGttcaaccgggagcagcaacagcagcagaaacaggatgccgggctgttgttcagcgtattcctgctcaaatcggcggacaatccataataggaatcgggggattacttttcacaagcaagatttgacattaccgtactattggtataattggtattgaataataaaacacgccaaaccatgtggcctttatcatagctacacgtatgacaaaaaactgcatgaaaatcagtggtattcagtgaagttcattgctccagccaaacggattacactgagtggagcggatgaccactccaagatggcggccccgcgtctcgtcagcgccagtaggcggtagcattcgatgctccgtctatcatataagatgtctatggtcactgcactggggcatcgggactgatgttaaggccagagggaagagtgccacctattggccaccacccgacaccacttacagcacctggtattcccaggcggtctcccatccaagtactaaccaggacCGAACATgcttacgcctcgtttccacatacgtatgtttttcgtatccgtgcttccgtaaatttacggaaggggtCACTCGTGTTTTACGTAttgacatgaatttatttacggacagcCAAAAAGATGGGGGAACGTATGATAgtggccgtttttaggagaccggtaggcctactttggaacatgaggatcgacatatacagagataaaaacaaaaccaaccaggcttggaaagagatcggcgaggagtttggcctgccaggtacttacatgttttgtgaaaaacataaaaactttcatacggtatccccgtaaaacgacggcgaaagttacattttttgaacgtatgttagggacataccggacagaaattttacggaggggaggagtctcggagaatcacataggaatgaatggactttcggtcggagagggttggatcgcatacgagaatgtacataggctatgtggaaacgaggcgttagcttccgagatcagacgagatggGGCGTGTCCATGGTGGTAAAGGCCGCTAAGAGACAAGCAGTAGTTTATGACTCACCCTCCTGGTTGTCCCATAGTTCCGCAGCGGCCACGTTCAGATGACTGTCGTTGTTAGGCTCTCCTAGCAGCGACTGTATGGACAGCAGGATGGACCTGACGTCATACTGCGCCGACCACTTGTCCTTCAGGATGTCCAGGCAGATGAAGCCCTGCTCGTCCACGTTGGGGTGGAAGCAGGGCGTGACGAACTTGACCCGCGGCGCCTTGTAGGGGTAACCGCTGGGGAACTCCAGGGACAGCTTGTAGCGCAGCCCCTCGTACACTGTTTCTACAGCTCCGTCGACGGTTCCGATCCACTTGAAGAGGTTGTCCGACTCCGGGAAAGCCGAGATTCCCTTATCACCCGACATCATAAGAGTCATCAGCTCCTGCTGTAATCTCTTCGTCACCGAGCCTCGGTCTGCGCTACCGCCGGCCTCGCTGCCCTTCAGGGCGGCCGtagaggcggcggcggccgggtCCGTGTTCTGAGAAGACATTTTACTGGAGGGATAGCTGGTTGAACGACGACGCAGTGGACGCAGCAATTAGTTGTACGATTAAATGCCAATCAGGCCTAGGTCTACTAGATCGTGAGATGTGTAATCGAAGAGATACAGTCAGACAGCTTTGTAATGGAAGAGATAAAGTCAGACAGCTTGATAATCGAAGACATACAGTCAGACGTCTTGATAATGGAAGAGATACAGTCAGACAGCTTGGTAATGGAAGAGATACAGTAAGACTGTGTGGTAATGTGGAAGAGATACAGTCAGACCACTAGGTAATGAAGAGATACAGTCAGACCACTAGGTAATGAAGAGATACAGTCAGACTGTGTTGTAATGGAAGAGATACAGTCAGACTGCGCGGTAACTGAAGAGATACAGTCAAACGACTCAGACCACTAGATAATGAAGAGAGACAGTAACGGTAATGGCCTCTTGTGTCTCCACTCCAGCGGTCCACGAGCTGGTGTCCCACCTGCCGCTCCAGATGCTGCTCTACTTCAACATGTTCTACTTCCCCTGCTGGTGGGCGTCCGCTGTGGCCATGCTCCACCTCAAGGTAACCT from Gadus morhua chromosome 11, gadMor3.0, whole genome shotgun sequence carries:
- the LOC115554540 gene encoding ubiquitin-conjugating enzyme E2 C-like encodes the protein MSSQNTDPAAAASTAALKGSEAGGSADRGSVTKRLQQELMTLMMSGDKGISAFPESDNLFKWIGTVDGAVETVYEGLRYKLSLEFPSGYPYKAPRVKFVTPCFHPNVDEQGFICLDILKDKWSAQYDVRSILLSIQSLLGEPNNDSHLNVAAAELWDNQEGES